From Hymenobacter sedentarius, a single genomic window includes:
- a CDS encoding cupin domain-containing protein — MMTRRELTLVALTALLMSIPLAIMANNEHLLATLPSSVYEWKASKATPTKVGEKRQFLDSPTETLENLEIHATTLNPGEFAHPAHQHPEEELMIVKEGTVEALVNGEFKRVGPGSLIFQAPNRLHSIRNVGTTQATYHVLKWRTVKTAVPTTAKP, encoded by the coding sequence ATGATGACAAGAAGAGAACTAACCCTGGTAGCCCTCACCGCGCTGCTGATGAGCATTCCCCTGGCCATAATGGCCAACAACGAACATCTTCTGGCCACCCTTCCTTCTTCGGTGTACGAGTGGAAAGCCAGCAAAGCGACGCCCACGAAAGTGGGGGAGAAACGACAATTCCTCGATTCGCCCACGGAGACGCTGGAAAACCTGGAGATTCACGCAACCACCTTAAATCCGGGCGAATTCGCGCATCCGGCCCATCAGCATCCGGAAGAGGAGTTGATGATAGTGAAAGAGGGCACGGTAGAAGCCCTGGTCAATGGCGAATTCAAGCGCGTGGGCCCCGGCTCCCTTATCTTCCAAGCGCCCAATAGGTTGCACAGCATCAGAAACGTGGGGACTACCCAGGCTACGTATCACGTCCTGAAATGGCGCACGGTTAAAACAGCTGTGCCCACGACTGCGAAACCCTAA
- a CDS encoding VOC family protein: MKPLLLLLFLTGFAGLPRCYGQSKPGTAPIFNHAAVCVHDLKASTGFYRTVLELQEIANPFNDGIHAWFSIGPNLQLHVIQRDCTPIVNKNIHLCFSVASLRAFMGHLEKLSVPYTNLKGDSKEPTARIDGVKQIYLQDPDGYWIEINDAK; encoded by the coding sequence ATGAAACCCCTGCTACTGCTCCTTTTTCTCACCGGCTTCGCGGGGTTGCCGCGCTGCTATGGGCAATCAAAGCCTGGCACTGCCCCCATTTTTAATCACGCAGCCGTGTGCGTGCACGACCTGAAGGCGAGCACAGGCTTTTACCGAACGGTGCTTGAGCTTCAAGAAATTGCCAATCCCTTTAATGACGGCATTCACGCCTGGTTCAGCATTGGCCCAAATCTGCAGCTGCATGTCATTCAACGCGACTGTACCCCCATTGTCAACAAGAACATCCACCTGTGCTTCAGCGTGGCTTCGCTGCGTGCATTCATGGGTCACCTCGAAAAGCTAAGCGTGCCCTACACTAACCTAAAAGGCGACAGCAAAGAGCCCACGGCCCGGATAGACGGGGTAAAACAAATCTACCTCCAGGACCCCGATGGGTACTGGATTGAAATCAATGATGCCAAATAA
- a CDS encoding DUF2490 domain-containing protein → MKSLLALLMLMPLLGAAQTVQQQGYWGRLYLRTRLSSRLTLHTEVEERRFAWPDRQWQFITNHHLHFRASPVWDAALGGTYLRQPKNGVSVPERRAYEEVSATVPLPNHFRFQTRLRVEQRWLGQVVAAELSNEWAYLTRYRGRLQLEWLPNTSWRLRATNELMLNGGAFDQNQTYAGVERPIGGGFATELGYIHIWQRRPANAGYYARDALRLTLVKDLSLLAAK, encoded by the coding sequence ATGAAATCCTTGTTGGCGCTCCTGATGCTCATGCCCTTGCTGGGCGCTGCCCAGACGGTGCAGCAACAAGGGTATTGGGGGCGCCTGTATCTGAGGACGCGGCTGAGTTCCCGGCTCACGCTGCACACCGAAGTGGAAGAGCGGCGCTTTGCCTGGCCCGACAGGCAATGGCAATTCATCACCAACCACCATCTGCACTTCCGCGCCTCCCCGGTGTGGGATGCCGCCCTGGGGGGCACATACCTGCGGCAGCCCAAGAATGGCGTGAGCGTGCCCGAGCGGCGGGCTTATGAGGAAGTATCGGCCACGGTGCCCTTGCCTAACCACTTCCGCTTTCAAACGCGCCTGCGGGTGGAGCAACGCTGGCTGGGGCAGGTGGTCGCCGCTGAGCTGAGCAACGAGTGGGCTTATCTCACGCGCTACCGCGGCCGCCTGCAGCTGGAGTGGTTGCCCAATACTTCCTGGAGGTTACGGGCAACGAATGAACTGATGCTGAACGGTGGCGCCTTCGACCAAAACCAGACGTATGCCGGAGTAGAACGGCCAATCGGGGGAGGCTTTGCAACTGAGTTGGGCTACATTCACATCTGGCAGCGGCGGCCCGCAAATGCCGGCTACTACGCCCGCGACGCGCTACGCCTTACCCTGGTCAAAGACCTGTCGCTGCTGGCTGCCAAATAA
- a CDS encoding PmoA family protein, producing MKRLTILSASALLLLLASFSEATAQKAEPVRVTKDAKAKKVDVYVGKRLFTSFLYPDSLEKPVLYPLHAADGTVVTRGFPLNPKTGDPTDHPHHLGTWFNFENVNGLDFWNNSYAIPKEKKATYGWIKTDKILTTISGPTGVLAYHANWTNQKNEVLLEETTRFEFSGTDRERTIDRVTTLTGVMDLVTFADAKDGLLGLRLAHELQMPTDQDQKFTDSKGIVTVVKAGTDKVANGNYLTSAGKRGNDAWSTRGNWCKVYGKMGRDSVSVTIIDHPKNPNYPTFWHARGYGLFAANPLGEKIFTNGQSAKNLQLKKGESVTFRYRILIDEGSKTPSPKQLNAAAAEFARKSVASK from the coding sequence ATGAAAAGATTAACCATTCTCAGCGCCAGTGCCCTGCTACTGTTGCTGGCAAGCTTCTCCGAGGCTACGGCCCAAAAAGCGGAGCCGGTGCGCGTGACCAAAGACGCCAAAGCCAAGAAGGTTGACGTGTACGTGGGCAAGCGGCTGTTCACCAGCTTCTTATACCCCGATTCGCTGGAGAAGCCGGTGCTGTATCCGCTGCACGCCGCCGACGGTACCGTGGTGACGCGCGGCTTCCCGCTGAACCCTAAGACCGGGGACCCTACCGACCACCCGCACCACCTGGGCACGTGGTTTAACTTCGAGAACGTGAACGGGCTGGACTTCTGGAACAACTCCTACGCCATTCCGAAAGAGAAAAAGGCCACCTACGGTTGGATAAAGACGGATAAGATTCTGACCACCATCAGCGGTCCCACCGGCGTGCTGGCCTACCACGCCAACTGGACCAACCAGAAAAACGAGGTGCTGCTGGAAGAAACCACCCGCTTCGAGTTTAGCGGCACGGACCGGGAACGCACCATCGACCGGGTGACGACCCTCACCGGCGTGATGGACCTGGTCACCTTTGCCGATGCCAAAGACGGCCTGCTGGGCCTGCGTCTGGCCCACGAGCTGCAAATGCCCACCGACCAGGACCAGAAGTTTACCGACAGCAAAGGCATCGTGACGGTGGTGAAAGCCGGCACCGACAAAGTAGCCAACGGCAACTACCTGACCAGCGCCGGCAAGCGCGGCAACGACGCCTGGAGCACGCGCGGCAACTGGTGCAAGGTGTACGGCAAAATGGGCCGGGACTCGGTCAGTGTCACCATTATCGACCACCCCAAAAACCCGAACTACCCCACCTTCTGGCACGCCCGCGGCTACGGCCTGTTTGCGGCCAACCCACTGGGCGAGAAGATATTTACCAACGGTCAGTCGGCCAAGAACCTGCAGCTAAAAAAGGGGGAGTCGGTAACGTTCCGCTACCGGATTCTGATTGATGAAGGCAGCAAAACCCCCTCGCCGAAACAGCTGAACGCTGCTGCCGCCGAGTTTGCTAGGAAAAGCGTCGCATCCAAGTAG
- a CDS encoding Gfo/Idh/MocA family protein — MSNESSNPRRLFLKQTALASAGVMLAPTLGWSASSYRRIVGANDRVRVGVVGFSDRHRSSHIPCFMNHYKELNFDVVGVSDIWKRRRDEGASIWKEKMGHDVAAYRNNEEMYDKKGIDAVFVSTADFQHALHAIEAVKAGCDVYCEKPFAETMEDNRAALKAIKASKQIVQIGSQRRSGSNYHAAEAFIKSGKFGDIKMVELTWNVNQPGRWRRPDVVPLLKEADTDWKRYLMNRPAEAFDARKYLEFRLFWPYSSGLPGQWMSHQIDTVHWFTGLQHPRSVVANGGIYMWKDGRKNWDTISAVFDYGPQNDPTNGFQVTFGSRMDNGDEHPAEIYYSNGGELNLNTNTVSSKGGLNQKFADAMHMKPFLLPESSLSEVEPVIASANTGGDKLTSNHIRNWMECVRSRKQPNAPVEAGYSHSIATIMTNAAVHTGMKATFDEKTQEVMVGGKPFKY, encoded by the coding sequence ATGTCAAACGAATCCTCCAATCCGCGTCGCCTTTTCCTCAAGCAAACGGCCCTGGCCAGCGCCGGGGTGATGCTCGCGCCCACCCTGGGCTGGTCGGCCAGCAGCTACCGGCGCATCGTCGGGGCAAACGACCGGGTGCGCGTGGGCGTGGTCGGCTTCTCCGACCGCCACCGCAGCTCGCACATCCCGTGCTTCATGAACCACTACAAAGAGCTCAACTTCGACGTGGTGGGCGTGTCCGACATCTGGAAGCGGCGGCGCGACGAAGGTGCCTCCATCTGGAAAGAGAAGATGGGGCACGACGTGGCGGCCTACCGCAACAACGAAGAAATGTATGACAAGAAGGGTATAGATGCCGTTTTCGTGAGCACCGCCGACTTTCAGCACGCCCTGCACGCCATTGAGGCAGTGAAGGCCGGCTGCGACGTGTACTGCGAAAAGCCCTTCGCCGAAACCATGGAGGACAACCGGGCGGCCCTGAAAGCCATCAAGGCCTCGAAGCAGATTGTGCAGATTGGCTCGCAGCGCCGCAGCGGGTCCAATTACCACGCCGCCGAAGCCTTCATCAAGTCCGGCAAATTTGGCGACATCAAAATGGTTGAGCTGACCTGGAACGTGAACCAGCCGGGCCGCTGGCGCCGCCCCGACGTGGTGCCTCTGCTCAAAGAAGCCGACACCGACTGGAAGCGCTACCTGATGAACCGGCCCGCCGAGGCGTTTGACGCGCGCAAATACCTGGAGTTCCGGCTATTCTGGCCCTATTCCTCGGGCCTGCCGGGCCAGTGGATGAGCCACCAGATTGATACCGTGCATTGGTTTACGGGCCTGCAGCACCCGCGCAGCGTGGTGGCCAACGGTGGCATCTACATGTGGAAAGACGGCCGCAAGAACTGGGACACCATCTCGGCGGTGTTTGATTACGGCCCCCAGAACGACCCGACCAACGGCTTTCAGGTCACGTTCGGCTCGCGCATGGACAACGGCGACGAGCATCCGGCTGAAATCTATTATTCCAACGGCGGCGAGCTGAACCTGAACACCAATACGGTGTCGTCGAAGGGCGGCCTCAACCAGAAGTTCGCCGACGCCATGCACATGAAGCCTTTCCTGCTGCCCGAGTCCAGCCTGTCGGAAGTGGAGCCGGTTATCGCCTCGGCCAATACCGGCGGCGATAAGCTCACCTCCAACCACATCCGCAACTGGATGGAGTGCGTACGCAGCCGCAAGCAGCCCAATGCGCCCGTGGAGGCCGGCTACAGCCACTCCATTGCCACCATCATGACCAACGCCGCCGTGCACACGGGCATGAAGGCCACCTTCGATGAGAAAACCCAGGAGGTAATGGTAGGCGGCAAGCCCTTCAAGTATTAA
- a CDS encoding DUF1080 domain-containing protein: protein MKKLTAMATGAVVASMAFIYPRPARAQAADSWQNLFDGKTLNGWKRVAGTADYKVENGVIVGTTVMNSGNTFLVTEKEYGDFVLELDAMVESPVSNSGVQTRSHFDTEGHTGKVYGRQVEFDPSERSWSGGIYDEARRQWLYPLDLHPQAKSAFKVGQFNHVKVECIGNEMKTWVNNMPIAYVVDPIDPRGFIGLQVHGITTKEQEGKKVYFKNIKIKTANLKPSPFPADVYVVNFVPNYLNGYEKQHGWKLLFDGKTSAGWRSAKGTAFPAKGWEIADGTLTVQPSAGKEAANGGDIVTNAQYKAFDLSFEFRLTPGANSGVKYFVTLNEKTEGSAIGLEYQVLDDALHPDAKLGRDGNRTLASLYDLKKADKNPRFIHPIGEWNVGRVVVFPDNRVEHYLNGAKVLEYTRGSKEFLELVAQSKYHIWPNFGMAPQGHILLQDHGNNVSFRSIKIKELK from the coding sequence TTGAAAAAACTTACAGCAATGGCCACCGGAGCGGTGGTGGCTTCGATGGCTTTTATTTACCCCCGGCCGGCCAGGGCCCAGGCTGCCGACTCCTGGCAAAACCTGTTCGACGGCAAGACCCTGAACGGGTGGAAGCGCGTGGCAGGCACCGCCGATTATAAGGTCGAGAACGGCGTCATCGTCGGCACTACGGTAATGAACTCGGGCAATACGTTTCTGGTCACCGAAAAGGAGTACGGTGACTTCGTGCTTGAGCTCGATGCCATGGTGGAAAGCCCGGTGAGCAACTCAGGCGTGCAGACCCGCAGCCACTTCGACACCGAAGGCCACACCGGCAAGGTGTACGGCCGGCAGGTCGAGTTCGACCCCTCGGAACGGAGCTGGTCGGGCGGCATCTACGATGAGGCCCGCCGCCAGTGGCTCTATCCGCTCGACCTGCACCCGCAAGCCAAATCGGCTTTTAAAGTCGGCCAGTTCAACCACGTGAAGGTGGAGTGCATCGGCAACGAGATGAAGACCTGGGTTAACAACATGCCCATTGCTTACGTGGTCGACCCCATCGACCCCAGGGGCTTCATCGGCCTGCAGGTGCACGGGATCACCACCAAAGAGCAGGAAGGCAAGAAGGTCTATTTCAAGAACATCAAAATCAAAACCGCCAACCTGAAGCCCAGTCCCTTTCCGGCCGATGTGTACGTGGTCAACTTCGTGCCCAATTACCTGAATGGGTACGAGAAGCAGCACGGCTGGAAGCTGCTGTTCGACGGCAAAACCTCGGCCGGCTGGCGCAGCGCCAAGGGTACCGCTTTCCCGGCCAAAGGCTGGGAGATTGCCGACGGCACGCTCACGGTGCAGCCCTCGGCTGGCAAAGAGGCGGCCAACGGCGGCGACATCGTCACCAATGCCCAATACAAAGCCTTTGACCTCTCGTTTGAATTCCGGCTGACGCCCGGGGCCAACAGCGGCGTGAAGTACTTCGTGACGCTGAACGAAAAAACCGAGGGCTCGGCTATTGGCCTGGAGTACCAGGTGCTCGACGATGCCCTGCACCCCGACGCGAAGCTCGGGCGCGACGGTAACCGCACGCTGGCCTCGCTCTACGACCTGAAAAAGGCCGACAAGAACCCGCGCTTTATTCACCCCATCGGCGAGTGGAACGTGGGCCGCGTGGTGGTATTCCCCGACAACCGGGTGGAGCACTACCTCAACGGCGCGAAAGTGCTGGAATACACCCGTGGCTCCAAGGAATTTCTGGAGCTGGTGGCCCAGAGCAAGTACCACATCTGGCCCAACTTCGGCATGGCGCCGCAGGGCCACATCCTGCTGCAGGACCACGGCAACAACGTGTCGTTCCGCAGCATCAAAATCAAAGAGCTGAAATAA
- a CDS encoding RagB/SusD family nutrient uptake outer membrane protein, which produces MKTLKSGNVLLAAALLLLATPSCKDLLNENVVSQVSSDYITTAAGFDAGVKAVYSSLRDFYGRESGMDVTVFGTDTYTFGSDGTYKYMNQYTTQLDSRTQPIVDIWNAFYVGINTANAVVDQAPNVTGLDEATKKRRVAEVKFLRAHHYFVLVQMFGPIPLVLAQSTTANKVATRTSVKDVYAAIVKDLESALPDLTATTSDYGRVTKGACEHLLARVYLTKATSEAAAPTDYDQAATYAQNVIKNYTYKLLPDFANVFAQGAGEVNDEVIFATQYTSDPTTNGIGNETHLYYVMEYDAQAGMKRDIFYGRPFRRFRPTTYTLNTIFADRVNDSRYLKSFRTVYYSNNPGTFTNLFDTSKPSITVQTGDTAIWLPGVELTMAQRAKKRYQVLVPSLYRPNLFPTLTKFLDPLRPDLQYQPGSRDFLMFRLAETHLIAAEALFKIGKTAEALPFINAVRRRAAFPGKETAMLLTASQLTMETIMEERARELLGEMFRWFDLKRWGVLIERVKLYNPDAAPNIKAGKHELRPIPQDQIDRTAGGVAAFPQNPGY; this is translated from the coding sequence ATGAAGACTTTGAAATCCGGTAATGTATTGCTCGCCGCCGCGCTGCTGCTGCTGGCTACGCCCTCCTGCAAAGACCTGCTGAACGAAAACGTCGTTTCGCAGGTCAGCTCCGATTACATCACCACCGCGGCCGGTTTCGACGCGGGCGTGAAGGCGGTGTACTCCTCGCTGCGCGATTTCTACGGCCGCGAAAGTGGGATGGACGTGACCGTGTTCGGCACGGACACCTATACCTTTGGCTCCGACGGCACTTATAAGTATATGAATCAGTATACTACTCAGCTGGATAGCCGCACGCAGCCCATCGTGGACATCTGGAATGCCTTTTACGTGGGCATCAACACGGCCAACGCCGTGGTTGACCAGGCGCCCAACGTGACCGGCCTCGACGAGGCCACCAAGAAGCGCCGGGTGGCAGAAGTGAAGTTCCTGCGGGCCCACCACTATTTTGTGCTGGTGCAGATGTTCGGCCCAATTCCCCTGGTGCTCGCCCAGAGCACCACGGCCAACAAAGTGGCCACCCGTACCTCGGTGAAAGACGTGTACGCCGCCATTGTGAAGGACCTGGAATCGGCATTGCCGGACCTGACCGCTACCACTTCCGACTACGGCCGGGTAACCAAAGGGGCCTGCGAGCACCTGCTGGCCCGGGTCTACCTTACGAAGGCCACATCTGAAGCCGCCGCGCCCACCGACTACGACCAGGCCGCGACCTATGCCCAGAACGTCATCAAAAACTACACCTACAAGCTGCTGCCGGACTTTGCCAATGTGTTTGCGCAAGGCGCCGGCGAAGTGAACGACGAGGTGATTTTTGCCACCCAATACACCAGCGACCCCACCACCAACGGCATAGGCAACGAAACGCACCTGTACTATGTGATGGAGTACGATGCGCAGGCCGGCATGAAGCGCGACATCTTCTACGGTCGTCCCTTCCGGCGCTTCCGGCCCACCACCTACACACTGAACACCATTTTCGCCGACCGCGTGAACGACTCGCGCTACCTGAAGAGCTTCCGGACGGTGTACTATTCCAACAACCCCGGCACCTTCACCAACCTGTTTGATACATCCAAGCCCTCCATCACGGTGCAGACCGGCGACACGGCCATCTGGCTGCCCGGCGTGGAGCTGACCATGGCCCAGCGGGCTAAGAAGCGTTACCAAGTGCTGGTGCCCAGCCTGTACCGCCCCAACCTGTTTCCGACCCTGACCAAGTTTCTGGACCCGCTGCGGCCCGACCTGCAATACCAGCCCGGCAGCCGCGACTTCCTCATGTTCCGCCTAGCCGAAACCCACCTCATTGCCGCCGAGGCCTTATTCAAAATTGGCAAGACTGCTGAGGCACTGCCCTTCATCAACGCCGTGCGCCGCCGGGCTGCCTTCCCCGGCAAAGAGACGGCGATGCTGCTCACCGCCAGCCAGCTGACCATGGAAACCATCATGGAAGAGCGCGCCCGCGAGCTCCTCGGCGAGATGTTCCGCTGGTTTGACCTGAAGCGCTGGGGCGTGCTGATTGAGCGCGTGAAACTGTACAACCCCGACGCGGCCCCCAACATCAAGGCCGGCAAGCACGAGCTCCGCCCCATTCCGCAGGACCAGATAGACCGCACGGCCGGCGGCGTCGCCGCCTTCCCGCAGAACCCTGGGTATTAA